In Astatotilapia calliptera chromosome 23, fAstCal1.2, whole genome shotgun sequence, a genomic segment contains:
- the LOC113016615 gene encoding dimethylaniline monooxygenase [N-oxide-forming] 5-like isoform X1 yields MNSCSMTRRVAVIGGGSSGLACIKCCLDEGLEPVCFESSDDIGGLWRFKENPEPDRASIYHSVIINTSKEMMCFSDFPIPAHFPNFMHNSLIMDYFRLYSDHFQLTKHIRFNTKVLQVKQKSDFSHSGEWVVETENKDGKKEKHIFEAVMICIGHHCNPNMPLHDFPGIDTFTGKYFHSRDYKTPEEWRNKKVVVIGIGNSGGDIAVELSRVTKQLYLSTRRGAWVLNRVGDNGVPLDLTFNRILDILRKILPFDFFCSMAESRLNQRFNHGLYNLKPKHRLFSQHPTVNDELPNRILSGTVQVKPNIRRFQGSSVEFDDGSVVEDVDLVVFATGYQFSFPFLASQVVSVSNNKASLYKYVFPPELERPTLAIIGLVQPLGAIMPISEMQARWATRVFKGCIKLPPSAAMLKDIQCKQEAMAQRYVTSQRHTIQVDYISYMDEIAELVGVQPNIPRMLLTDPRLGMNVLFGPCTPYQYRLRGPGKWAGAREAILTQWERMAQPMQTRQCDEPKPRRSYKWPLLLSAAAVGSAAYISKNNLPAFLQDPTALLDRVKMYLPTQ; encoded by the exons ATGAAT AGCTGCAGTATGACCCGTCGTGTGGCAGTGATCGGAGGAGGGTCTTCGGGTCTGGCTTGCATAAAGTGCTGTTTGGATGAGGGGCTGGAGCCTGTGTGCTTCGAAAGCAGCGATGACATTGGTGGTCTGTGGAGGTTTAAG gAGAATCCAGAGCCAGACAGGGCCAGCATCTACCACTCTGTCATCATCAACACCTCAAAGGAGATGATGTGTTTCAGTGACTTTCCCATCCCGGCACACTTCCCAAACTTCATGCACAACTCCCTCATCATGGACTACTTTCGGCTGTACTCTGACCACTTCCAGCTCACCAAGCACATACGCTTTAAT ACCAAAGTCTTGCAGGTGAAGCAGAAATCAGATTTTTCTCATTCAGGTGAGTGGGTTGTTGAAACGGAGAACAAGGATGGCAAGAAGgagaaacacatttttgaagCTGTGATGATCTGTATTGGACATCACTGCAACCCCAACATGCCTCTTCATGACTTTCCAG GCATTGACACTTTCACAGGGAAGTATTTCCACAGCAGAGACTACAAGACTCCCGAGGAGTGGAGGAATAAAAAGGTCGTGGTGATTGGAATTGGAAACTCTGGAGGAGACATAGCAGTGGAACTGAGTAGAGTCACCAAGCAG CTTTACCTGAGCACTCGAAGAGGAGCCTGGGTTCTGAACAGAGTTGGAGACAATGGGGTGccccttgacctgacttttaatagAATCCTGGACATTCTGAGGAAAATCCTTCCCTTTGATTTTTTCTGTAGTATGGCAGAGAGTCGGCTCAACCAAAGATTCAATCATGGTCTTTACAATCTAAAGCCAAAACACAG GCTGTTCAGCCAACATCCCACAGTGAatgatgagcttcccaaccgcATCCTCTCTGGAACAGTTCAGGTGAAACCCAACATCCGCAGATTTCAAGGTTCCAGTGTGGAGTTTGATGATGGCAGTGTAGTGGAAGATGTTGACTTGGTG GTGTTTGCTACAGGATACCAGTTTTCCTTTCCATTCCTGGCTTCACAGGTGGTCTCTGTGTCTAACAACAAAGCATCTCTGTACAAATATGTGTTTCCTCCTGAGCTCGAACGCCCGACTCTGGCTATCATTGGTCTAGTGCAGCCACTGGGAGCCATTATGCCCATCTCTGAGATGCAGGCCAGATGGGCTACACGTGTCTTCAAAG GCTGCATAAAGCTTCCTCCATCAGCTGCCATGCTAAAAGATATTCAGTGTAAGCAGGAGGCCATGGCTCAAAG GTATGTCACCAGTCAGAGACACACCATCCAGGTGGACTACATCAGCTACATGGATGAAATAGCAGAGCTAGTGGGAGTTCAACCCAACATCCCAAGGATGCTGCTGACTGACCCCAGGCTGGGAATGAATGTGCTCTTTGGTCCCTGCACGCCGTACCAGTATCGTCTCAGGGGGCCAGGAAAGTGGGCTGGAGCCCGCGAGGCAATCCTCACTCAGTGGGAGAGAATGGCTCAACCTATGCAGACCAGGCAATGCGATGAGCCCAAACCCAGGAGATCATATAAGTGGCCTCTGCTTCTGTCGGCTGCTGCTGTGGGCTCGGCTGCCTACATTAGCAAGAACAACCTTCCAGCTTTCCTCCAGGATCCCACTGCTTTGCTGGACAGGGTTAAAATGTACCTGCCTACACAATGA
- the LOC113016615 gene encoding dimethylaniline monooxygenase [N-oxide-forming] 5-like isoform X2 — MTRRVAVIGGGSSGLACIKCCLDEGLEPVCFESSDDIGGLWRFKENPEPDRASIYHSVIINTSKEMMCFSDFPIPAHFPNFMHNSLIMDYFRLYSDHFQLTKHIRFNTKVLQVKQKSDFSHSGEWVVETENKDGKKEKHIFEAVMICIGHHCNPNMPLHDFPGIDTFTGKYFHSRDYKTPEEWRNKKVVVIGIGNSGGDIAVELSRVTKQLYLSTRRGAWVLNRVGDNGVPLDLTFNRILDILRKILPFDFFCSMAESRLNQRFNHGLYNLKPKHRLFSQHPTVNDELPNRILSGTVQVKPNIRRFQGSSVEFDDGSVVEDVDLVVFATGYQFSFPFLASQVVSVSNNKASLYKYVFPPELERPTLAIIGLVQPLGAIMPISEMQARWATRVFKGCIKLPPSAAMLKDIQCKQEAMAQRYVTSQRHTIQVDYISYMDEIAELVGVQPNIPRMLLTDPRLGMNVLFGPCTPYQYRLRGPGKWAGAREAILTQWERMAQPMQTRQCDEPKPRRSYKWPLLLSAAAVGSAAYISKNNLPAFLQDPTALLDRVKMYLPTQ, encoded by the exons ATGACCCGTCGTGTGGCAGTGATCGGAGGAGGGTCTTCGGGTCTGGCTTGCATAAAGTGCTGTTTGGATGAGGGGCTGGAGCCTGTGTGCTTCGAAAGCAGCGATGACATTGGTGGTCTGTGGAGGTTTAAG gAGAATCCAGAGCCAGACAGGGCCAGCATCTACCACTCTGTCATCATCAACACCTCAAAGGAGATGATGTGTTTCAGTGACTTTCCCATCCCGGCACACTTCCCAAACTTCATGCACAACTCCCTCATCATGGACTACTTTCGGCTGTACTCTGACCACTTCCAGCTCACCAAGCACATACGCTTTAAT ACCAAAGTCTTGCAGGTGAAGCAGAAATCAGATTTTTCTCATTCAGGTGAGTGGGTTGTTGAAACGGAGAACAAGGATGGCAAGAAGgagaaacacatttttgaagCTGTGATGATCTGTATTGGACATCACTGCAACCCCAACATGCCTCTTCATGACTTTCCAG GCATTGACACTTTCACAGGGAAGTATTTCCACAGCAGAGACTACAAGACTCCCGAGGAGTGGAGGAATAAAAAGGTCGTGGTGATTGGAATTGGAAACTCTGGAGGAGACATAGCAGTGGAACTGAGTAGAGTCACCAAGCAG CTTTACCTGAGCACTCGAAGAGGAGCCTGGGTTCTGAACAGAGTTGGAGACAATGGGGTGccccttgacctgacttttaatagAATCCTGGACATTCTGAGGAAAATCCTTCCCTTTGATTTTTTCTGTAGTATGGCAGAGAGTCGGCTCAACCAAAGATTCAATCATGGTCTTTACAATCTAAAGCCAAAACACAG GCTGTTCAGCCAACATCCCACAGTGAatgatgagcttcccaaccgcATCCTCTCTGGAACAGTTCAGGTGAAACCCAACATCCGCAGATTTCAAGGTTCCAGTGTGGAGTTTGATGATGGCAGTGTAGTGGAAGATGTTGACTTGGTG GTGTTTGCTACAGGATACCAGTTTTCCTTTCCATTCCTGGCTTCACAGGTGGTCTCTGTGTCTAACAACAAAGCATCTCTGTACAAATATGTGTTTCCTCCTGAGCTCGAACGCCCGACTCTGGCTATCATTGGTCTAGTGCAGCCACTGGGAGCCATTATGCCCATCTCTGAGATGCAGGCCAGATGGGCTACACGTGTCTTCAAAG GCTGCATAAAGCTTCCTCCATCAGCTGCCATGCTAAAAGATATTCAGTGTAAGCAGGAGGCCATGGCTCAAAG GTATGTCACCAGTCAGAGACACACCATCCAGGTGGACTACATCAGCTACATGGATGAAATAGCAGAGCTAGTGGGAGTTCAACCCAACATCCCAAGGATGCTGCTGACTGACCCCAGGCTGGGAATGAATGTGCTCTTTGGTCCCTGCACGCCGTACCAGTATCGTCTCAGGGGGCCAGGAAAGTGGGCTGGAGCCCGCGAGGCAATCCTCACTCAGTGGGAGAGAATGGCTCAACCTATGCAGACCAGGCAATGCGATGAGCCCAAACCCAGGAGATCATATAAGTGGCCTCTGCTTCTGTCGGCTGCTGCTGTGGGCTCGGCTGCCTACATTAGCAAGAACAACCTTCCAGCTTTCCTCCAGGATCCCACTGCTTTGCTGGACAGGGTTAAAATGTACCTGCCTACACAATGA